In the genome of Pseudomonas sp. Teo4, the window CCAAGCCCATTAAAAATATAACAGCAATAGCTCCGATGCCAGTGACAACACCATACAGCACCTCGCCCGGAATGCTACCCAGCCCAGGAATCATAGCGAGACCGACCACAACAGAAACCACTAGAGAAGCAATATATGGGGAGCAATGTTTTTTGTGAATTTTAGCTAACGACCTTGGAAGTACTTTGTCTACTGCCAAGCTGAAAACATAACGTGAAATGACGTTATGAATAGCGAGCACCGCTGCAAAAATTGATATAACCACCGATACATATGCTATTTGGGTAAACACAGGAGCAACGAAATGCCCTGCCGCCTGAGCAAACATCTCGGTAGGCCTATTTTTCGCCACCTCCCAAGCATCAACCCCGTATGCCGAAACTAATGAATACGTTGAAAATGTATAAAGGACGCCAATGAACAGGACGGCACCGTAGGTCGCCCTAGGAATCGTTTTATTAGGCTCCCTTACCTCATCCCTAAATAGAGCTGTCGCTTCAAAGCCCATAAAAACTAAAATTGCAAAAAGCAAAGTTGTCGCCATATTTCCTTGACTAAACGCAGACGGCGTAAATGGAGAAATCTGCAAACCTTCCGCTCCGCCTTTGCCCAGTACAAAGCAGTTAAAAATGACAACAATTAAAACTTCAAAAACCATCGCAACAGATAGAATCTTGGCAGATAGCTCAATATGAAAATAACCAAGCACCCCGACGACAGCCCATCCGAAAACGGCCCAAAAAACCCAAGAAGAATGGATTCCAACCATGCTCTCAATTAGATTTTCGATATTCAGCCCTAGAAAAATAAACGAACCACCAATTACACACATATACCCAAATACAGCTAGGAATGCCGCACCGAGGCCTGTAATCTTCCCAAGACCAGCGCTTATAAAGGCATAGAACGCCCCCGGCTTTGGAACATGTCTAGCCATCGTTACATATCCTGACGCAAATAGCAGCAGGACGATAGTTGTTATAAGTACAGCGAACACTGCTCCAGGCCCACCAAAGCCAATCGCTAGAGGAAGAAAGCCTTCGACGACAGACATAGGCGCCGAAAATGCCAGCACGGTGAGTACCAACGCAGGTACTCCCATAGATCCTATCAGCCTAACGTTTCGCGATTTTTCGCTCGCAGATCGATCTACATCATTACCAGTATCTACCTCTGACATTTGACACCTCATTATTTTGGCCTGCATCACA includes:
- a CDS encoding APC family permease; its protein translation is MSEVDTGNDVDRSASEKSRNVRLIGSMGVPALVLTVLAFSAPMSVVEGFLPLAIGFGGPGAVFAVLITTIVLLLFASGYVTMARHVPKPGAFYAFISAGLGKITGLGAAFLAVFGYMCVIGGSFIFLGLNIENLIESMVGIHSSWVFWAVFGWAVVGVLGYFHIELSAKILSVAMVFEVLIVVIFNCFVLGKGGAEGLQISPFTPSAFSQGNMATTLLFAILVFMGFEATALFRDEVREPNKTIPRATYGAVLFIGVLYTFSTYSLVSAYGVDAWEVAKNRPTEMFAQAAGHFVAPVFTQIAYVSVVISIFAAVLAIHNVISRYVFSLAVDKVLPRSLAKIHKKHCSPYIASLVVSVVVGLAMIPGLGSIPGEVLYGVVTGIGAIAVIFLMGLVSCAVVAWFLINGTPKGVSKFKTFWAPGFSAIMLIGTTIFACVHLEVILGGEPSQNDWVIVMMAGVFMLGVIIATYFRCFKPSNYTALGSAVDVIDNAV